From a region of the Terriglobia bacterium genome:
- a CDS encoding very short patch repair endonuclease, whose amino-acid sequence MTTTKARSANMRAIKSVRNRSTELRLRSMFIRLGLRGWSVHPPRILGNPDFVFHQVRVAIFVDGCFWHVCPNCGHIPKANRTYWVAKLHRNLQRDKSTNRSLKRAGYTVIRMWECRLRRDPQLCIRRVQRALENRLSVGGNRFPRPVKRST is encoded by the coding sequence ATGACGACTACCAAGGCTCGCAGCGCGAACATGAGGGCAATTAAGTCCGTTCGCAATCGGTCAACGGAGTTGCGGCTCAGAAGCATGTTCATCCGGTTGGGTCTTCGCGGTTGGTCGGTTCACCCCCCTCGAATCTTGGGAAATCCAGATTTTGTCTTTCACCAAGTAAGGGTCGCCATCTTTGTTGACGGCTGCTTCTGGCACGTCTGTCCGAATTGCGGACACATCCCGAAGGCGAATCGAACCTATTGGGTCGCAAAGCTTCATAGAAACCTGCAGCGGGACAAGAGCACGAACCGATCGCTGAAGAGGGCTGGGTATACTGTGATTCGGATGTGGGAGTGTCGGCTCCGCCGCGATCCACAACTCTGCATTCGACGAGTGCAGCGGGCATTAGAGAATCGGCTTTCAGTTGGTGGGAATCGATTCCCGCGACCCGTCAAGCGTAGCACCTAA
- a CDS encoding polyprenol monophosphomannose synthase, protein MRLSVISPTYNERENVVPLAEEIGRALAGVDHELVFVDDASPDGTANAVEEIGARDPHVRVLRRSGTRALSAAVIDGFQAGRGELLACIDADLQHDPAILPLMMQEIENGADLVIGSRYIAEGGTGEWGLIGRMESRVATRLAHWTLGLRLHDPLSGYFMLRRQDFQRVRADLNGSGFKILLEIAAHLRPKALREVPYTFRTRRAGTSKLSTRVVVAYLRQLWRLSAHARRTDARPAQAGARR, encoded by the coding sequence GTGCGACTCAGCGTCATCTCTCCCACCTACAACGAGCGCGAAAACGTGGTGCCGCTGGCTGAGGAGATCGGACGCGCCCTCGCCGGCGTGGATCATGAACTGGTGTTCGTGGACGACGCATCGCCCGACGGCACCGCGAACGCCGTGGAGGAAATTGGCGCTCGAGATCCGCATGTCCGCGTGCTTCGCCGCTCCGGGACGCGCGCTCTGAGCGCCGCGGTGATCGACGGCTTCCAGGCCGGACGTGGCGAACTGCTGGCTTGTATCGATGCCGACCTGCAGCACGACCCTGCCATCCTGCCGCTCATGATGCAAGAGATCGAGAACGGCGCTGACCTCGTGATCGGCAGCCGCTACATCGCCGAGGGCGGTACGGGCGAATGGGGCTTGATCGGACGCATGGAATCCCGCGTTGCGACCAGGCTGGCGCACTGGACGCTGGGCCTGCGCCTGCACGATCCCCTCTCCGGATACTTCATGCTTCGTCGACAGGACTTCCAGCGCGTGCGCGCGGATTTGAATGGCAGCGGCTTCAAGATCCTGCTGGAGATTGCGGCCCACCTCAGGCCCAAGGCGCTGCGCGAAGTCCCGTACACTTTCCGGACCCGACGGGCCGGAACGTCGAAGCTGAGCACCCGCGTGGTAGTGGCGTACCTCCGCCAGCTCTGGCGGCTCTCTGCCCACGCCCGGCGCACCGATGCCCGGCCGGCACAGGCCGGCGCTCGCCGTTAG